The Felis catus isolate Fca126 chromosome X, F.catus_Fca126_mat1.0, whole genome shotgun sequence genome includes a region encoding these proteins:
- the TCEAL8 gene encoding transcription elongation factor A protein-like 8, producing MQKSCEENEGKPQNMPKAEAGRPSEAVPQEAEGNPQPSEEGVSQEAEGNLRGGLTQPGQGFKEDTPVRHLDPEEMIRGVDELERLREEIRRVRNKFVMMHWKQRHSRSRPYPVCFRP from the coding sequence ATGCAAAAGTcttgtgaagaaaatgaaggaaaaccaCAGAACATGCCAAAGGCAGAGGCAGGCCGCCCTTCAGAAGCTGTACCACAGGAGGCAGAAGGAAATCCTCAACCTTCCGAAGAAGGTGTAAGCCAGGAAGCAGAAGGAAATCTTAGAGGAGGGCTGACCCAACCTGGCCAGGGGTTTAAAGAGGACACTCCTGTGAGGCATTTGGACCCTGAAGAAATGATAAGAGGAGTAGATGAGTTGGAAAGGCttagggaagagataagaagagTAAGAAACAAGTTTGTGATGATGCATTGGAAGCAAAGACATTCACGCAGCCGCCCTTATCCTGTGTGCTTTAGGCCTTGA